GTGTTATGGTGAATTTAAAACTATGGACAGTTAAATCAAGAAAGGGAGGAAAGATCAAACATGTCTGGCGAGCTAGAAAAGACAATGAAGGTGAAATGCAACAGTTCGATGGTAGCTACCATATTTGGTTCGGTGATGAAGAGAGTTGTTTGCTACTATCTGTTGATGATGCCACTGGAAAAATTACATATGCCAAGTTCGATTACAACGAAAGCACGATGGCAGTATTCGGTTTCTGGACTGAGTATTTCTCAAAAAACGGCCTACCACTGTCCATTTATCTCGATAAATTCAGTACTTACAAGATAAATCACAAAAATGCGGTAGACAACAAAGATATGATTACTCAGTTTCAAAGAGCTATGAATCAAGTCGGCGTTAAAACTATTCCAGCTCATAGTCCCGAAGCCAAAGGACGCGTTGAGAGAATGAACGAGACATTACAAGATAGATTGGTGAAAGAATTGAGATTAGCTGGAATTACTACGATAGAAGAAGCTAATAAATTTCTAGAAACATATATTCCAAAATTTAACGCTAAGTTTGCAGTAATCCCAAAAAGACGAAAGAATTTGCATAAAAAATTAGATAAACAAATAGAAAAAAATCTGCCACAAACATTTTCAATTCAGAATACTAGAATTGTTAACAATGATTATACAATAATGTTTAAAAATAATTTCTTTCAATTG
The genomic region above belongs to Patescibacteria group bacterium and contains:
- a CDS encoding ISNCY family transposase — translated: MTQKLISMTKRELYKYDVINDLVNKKINGTDASRQLGLTTRQIRRLKVLVNKKGVEGIIYKSRGQKSNRQINCLTLKKVKELLKEKYYDFGPTFAAEKLEEDDGIKLGKETVRSVMVNLKLWTVKSRKGGKIKHVWRARKDNEGEMQQFDGSYHIWFGDEESCLLLSVDDATGKITYAKFDYNESTMAVFGFWTEYFSKNGLPLSIYLDKFSTYKINHKNAVDNKDMITQFQRAMNQVGVKTIPAHSPEAKGRVERMNETLQDRLVKELRLAGITTIEEANKFLETYIPKFNAKFAVIPKRRKNLHKKLDKQIEKNLPQTFSIQNTRIVNNDYTIMFKNNFFQLSKKQPTTVYKKDSVIVEEHLDGQIKLCLRNKYLDYVTLPERPKKVIDIKLLALTKQEPISYKPPIDHPWRRQYLYGKSYKQQRISIQNN